One window of the Nothobranchius furzeri strain GRZ-AD chromosome 3, NfurGRZ-RIMD1, whole genome shotgun sequence genome contains the following:
- the LOC107385753 gene encoding G-protein coupled receptor 61, with the protein MESVWNSSHSPAQPTSNVSASSLYEGWALSQSLALLAMLLMDLLAVVGNVAVMAVIAKAPQLHKFAFVFHLCVVDLLAALVLMPLGMLSSRAFFGEALCRSYLFLSVCLVSAAILSISVINVERYYYVIHPMRYEVKMTVGLVASVLVGIWVKALAMSALPLLAWFLQSGRTPLLESSGVGGGGGGAIPPPPAQNHRRCSLHWTGGGTNRLAFMVLFTLVYFLCPLLVILVVYCNMFKVARVAAMHHGPLPTWMETPRRQRSESLSSRSIMVTSSGTGTGTDRATPQRPFGGGKAAAVLAAVGGQFLCCWLPYFTFHLYSALAASPPAALASLEEVVTWIGYFCFTSNPFFYGCLNRQIREELGKHLPCLFRRAGVEVEDRLPSREGSIEENFLQFLQGTGCNLDPQNSHSTSSPKGEACCPVAQCQPAETAQPIPIDFRIPGQIAEETSEFIEIEQAKNNHIFTEN; encoded by the coding sequence ATGGAGTCTGTGTGGAATTCCTCCCACTCACCTGCACAGCCCACTTCCAACGTGTCTGCCTCCTCTCTGTACGAGGGCTGGGCCCTGTCTCAGTCGCTAGCCCTGCTGGCAATGCTGCTCATGGACCTGCTGGCTGTGGTGGGTAATGTGGCTGTCATGGCTGTCATTGCGAAGGCCCCACAGCTCCACAAGTTTGCCTTCGTCTTCCACCTGTGCGTGGTGGACCTTCTGGCTGCCCTGGTGCTGATGCCACTCGGCATGCTCTCGAGCCGAGCGTTCTTTGGGGAGGCTTTGTGCCGGAGCTACCTCTTTCTCAGTGTGTGCCTCGTCAGCGCTGCCATTCTCTCCATCTCTGTCATCAATGTGGAGCGTTATTACTACGTCATCCATCCCATGCGCTACGAAGTGAAGATGACCGTCGGTCTAGTGGCCTCAGTCTTAGTGGGGATCTGGGTCAAGGCTCTGGCCATGTCTGCTCTGCCGCTGCTGGCGTGGTTCCTGCAAAGTGGAAGAACTCCTCTTCTGGAAAGTAGCGGGgttggtggaggaggtggaggggcCATCCCACCTCCCCCTGCTCAGAATCACAGGCGCTGCTCCTTACACTGGACTGGGGGAGGGACCAACCGCTTAGCCTTCATGGTCCTCTTCACCCTGGTGTATTTCCTGTGTCCGCTGTTGGTCATTCTGGTTGTGTACTGCAACATGTTCAAAGTGGCTCGTGTTGCTGCCATGCACCACGGACCACTTCCTACTTGGATGGAAACGCCTCGCCGCCAACGGTCAGAGTCACTCAGCAGCAGATCCATAATGGTTACCAGCTCTGGGACGGGCACTGGAACTGACAGAGCGACTCCCCAGCGCCCCTTTGGAGGAGGAAAGGCTGCAGCAGTGCTGGCAGCAGTCGGTGGCCAGTTCCTTTGTTGCTGGCTGCCCTATTTTACATTCCACCTGTATTCCGCCCTGGCTGCCAGCCCGCCTGCTGCCCTGGCCTCCTTAGAGGAGGTGGTCACCTGGATTGGCTACTTCTGCTTCACCTCTAACCCTTTCTTCTACGGCTGTCTGAACAGGCAGATCCGCGAGGAGCTGGGCAAGCATCTGCCTTGCTTGTTCCGCAGAGCAGGGGTTGAAGTGGAGGACAGGCTGCCGAGCCGCGAAGGATCCATAGAGGAGAATTTCCTTCAGTTTCTTCAGGGCACGGGCTGTAATTTGGATCCTCAAAACTCTCACAGCACTTCCAGTCCGAAGGGTGAAGCCTGCTGCCCCGTGGCCCAGTGCCAGCCAGCTGAGACAGCCCAGCCCATTCCCATCGATTTCCGCATCCCTGGACAAATAGCAGAGGAAACTTCAGAATTTATTGAGATTGAACAGGCAAAAAACAACCACATCTTTACAGAGAATTAG